A window of Phragmites australis chromosome 15, lpPhrAust1.1, whole genome shotgun sequence genomic DNA:
ATgctaataaattaaaatataaaaaaaatataattgaagttTGCTACCTAcataaatatcatggctaatttttctaattcattaaaaatcaatcataatatactcatacctaaagtttctatattggagcttgctaattaattaaaatataaaaaataattggagcttgctacatacctaaatatcatggctaatttttctaattcattaaaaatcaatcATAAATATGCTTACGCCtgaagtttctatattggagcttgctaattaattaaaatataaaaatataattggagcttattatataccttaattttatggctaattttttctaattaatgaaaaaacaaaaataaatatgctcatacatatagctaatgtaaatcaataataaatacgttttccaccataagctactaattgaagcttacaTATCATacatgaggtataattgcatctacattgtcctCAAACATTATGACCATATATTCagctccatcatttcaaaatctagagcaatttagcaaataaaactcAACTAAAAATAGattagagatgaagttacataccttgaaacacctagggcatgaggattccttaAATTTTGAAACCTCCAAGAACTAGGTGAGCAAAAATGGCCGCCAACGAGCAAGAAAATGGAGCTTGTCTCTATTGTGCTCGGACTTAAGTAAGGAGATGATCACTTTTATATAGCCAAGACATCACTCTTGATTTAAATCAtcaatcggcagtgatgcccttataTCACTGACGGTCGATGTCTTCAACggcagtgatgatggagctaAGCATCAATGCAGGCTTAAACCATCGACTGACAAtaatgacccttatcactatcggtttataagccacgatgactgaTTCTTCTCACGTGACGTATGAACCAACAGTGCTACCCTATAATTGTCGGCCCATTAGAAGCCAATAGTGATGGACCGACATATAAGActggttctatagtagtgatagTCTCTCCTCTGTCGTGCCGCCCATAAAAACCAAGTGCACCCGATCCATGGACAGGCGCCAAACCTTCTCCAAATAGCCCTCCTTGTGCCAACACATTGTCCACGCAGCCTCCTTCTATTCTCCTCAAGAACCAAGATGTGAGAGCTCGTGGTTCACCTAGAATAGGAGCTTCTTCTCCGGTGCCGGCAAGCTCACAACCGTTCTATTTGCTCCTTGGTGAGTCTCTGTCGAAAACGATCGTGTCACCATGTTCCTCGTACCTCATCGATTCCATTTTTCCATTCATGCAAGGACCAAGACCCGATGCAAAACCAGTTGCACCTTATTCCTCAGATCCGGCTACCGTCGCGTGAAGCAACCCACCACCTCAATGAAGCTCTGGTCCATCCCTTGCGCCAACACCATCCCCTACCCCCACTGAGCATTTTCCCTCTGCCAATCGTAGGAGACCGAGACCGAAGACTACCACAGTCGTCCAGCCCTTTACGCTGCCACACCTTACCATCGCCAGAGGTCCTTGGTCTCTCATGGCTTCAACCAAAGGCACGGTGAGAACACTAGAGCCCGTAGATGCATCGGAGGAGATCGTCGTTGCCCGTGCGCCGTTGCGAAGCATTAGCAGCTGCCTCCAgacatggccaaatgggccgttcgtgccggcccggcacgggcccgactcggcacggcccaaacggcccatctacagtaacgggccgtgccgtgccggcccgcgtgccttcccctcggcccacggcacggcccgtcggtgaccgtgccgtgccggcccgggcacgatttcggcccgacgggccgaaatagataaaaaatatataaaaaatgaaaaaatacataaattttttttataaaaaatagataaaaaatatttaaaaaatagataaaaaatatgtaaaaatagctaaaaaaattaaaaatataaataaaaaaatagaaaatagtgccgggccggaccgtgccggcccgggctgggccgtgcccgtgccggcccgacttgaCTGGGCCGTGTCGTGCcagcccgtcgtgccgcgcgctcggcccaggtaCGGCCCGTGGCGtcatgccgtgccggcccggcccgtcaGTAATCGGGcagtgccgtgcctgggctgtgCCTACAATACCGTGCCTCGGgtcggcccagtaggcacggcccatttggacgtctttagCTGCCTCTACCTTGCACGCCGCCAACCGCACCCTGAGCACCCTGCAACACCCCAAACCCCACTGCTATGACCGCATAGGCCCTACGCAGCTACCCTGGCCCCCGCCTGAGCAAGCCTAAGCGCCACCCGCTACCAGCGAGTTCATGCATGCCACGACCATGCCTTCCCTTGCCCTGGGTCACCGACAGGTGGGCCTGGGTTGTCGGGTGTGGAAGGAGggactatttttttaaaaaaatcgagattgaggattttatttgagtgcTGACATGCCAAGGTTGCCACATCATTTCATCCACATCAGCCAAAATCACCTTCAATCGGGGTTAGGAAGGAATTATAACTGGTATTGACTGTTAAGAGAGATAAAATATCTGTTTTTGCGATTGAGTCGGAAAAAATAAACTCGAATAATAGTTTAGAGAGGGAAAatgaactttaaaaaaaaatcttgtagaCAAGTTCGGCCCAAACAACAATATATTAAAACGGGTCCAGCCAGATTTATTAGGCCACACCCTTTTCTTTGCGTCCAACCAAAGAAACAGACGACACGCCAAGGGTCAAGCGAGATTAGCGGCGGCGATGGCTCTACCGGCGTCGAGCTCCGGCCTCTTCCGCTTCCTCTCGCCCCGCAGCCGCCCCCAGTCCACCGacatcaccgccgccgccacctggGGCGTCTTCGCCGGCACCGCTGCCATCTACCTCGTCCAGGTCAGGATCTATCGGCGGATCGTATCTCGTATCCGCCGCCAACTTCCAGTGTTTTTGGCCGTTATTTGGGTAGCCTCTCTGCAATTGCCTGAACTGTGGGTTTATTTCCCTCATCGGTGTTAGGGTTTGGTTGTTGTGGATTGGATCTGTGATGCTTGTGCGCTCGTTGTCTGTCTGGATCTGGGATGTTTGATCGGTTCTAAGTATCTGTAGCCTGAGTTCTGAGCGACGATTAAACGGTCTATCGGGGTTGAGGTGGGAGTATCAAGATGCTTATTGCCTAGTCAAACTTGCTCTCCGGATGTCAAGAATAATGGGGGTAGAATGGGGATGAACATGAGCAGCCAATGGTTATGTGATGACCTAGGTCACAAGTTTATCTACTGCAATTGCTATGTCAAAGTTGTCTTAGGAATCATAAGATGTTGCAATAAATAGTCCGGGACAAATGTTGAAGTAGACATATCAAGTTGCTACGACTTATAATACATCTAGTTCCGCGAAAACATAAATTTCTAGTTACCACTTGATACAATTTAACATAATTCCATAACTAATGGTTCATGCCACTTGGAGTTTGCAACATATATTTTAGGTAACCTATGTGGTGGCATAATTTTTCTTTCACCTGATCTTGTTTTTCCGCTGGGTGCCTTGATTTGTTCATCCGTGTTGGTTCTTTTTATAGTCAAGATATATGTTGTGCCTATATGCTCCTGTGTGGGGAGCTTCTGTGGGCATTAAGGGCTATGAACTCCTATACTGTTTTTGGAGCAATAAGGACCTCTGCTCTCCATGACAAGAAAATCGTAGGAATTGGTTACTGTTTTGAGTTGTCTGTTCAGCCATTCAGCTGAAGATTTCTCATGGCTTTCCTCTGCAGTACACTACGTTGTACATGCTTCCTGTACTGAAGTTCTGATAATTTAATACTCTTATAGTCTTATTAACTTGGATGCTAAATATGTCCTGAACggacacggatcctctgcagtACTGCAGAGGGCATTGAAagtcactgacatgtgggccagGTGGGGAAGCgggcccacatgttagtgaCTTTCAACGCCCTCTGCAGTATTGCAGAGGATCCGGTGCGTCCTGAACTGCCTAAAAGTGTACTCGTGAGTCTCAATAACAGTTTTCTGTTTGATGGCTCTCAACACCTGTACTACTGATAGTACATGTTTCTTATGGTCCATGGATCATCTGAGGTTGTAATGACAATAGCAATGAAGCCAAATTGTTGCGGTGTTTCCTTTAGCTTAAGCCTTAAGCCAGTACTTTCCTCCTTTTGGTAAGTCTAAGTCTGTTCCTCTCACCATAGTGGCTTTTTCTGATTAAATTCTGGAGACCTCTGCTGCTTTAATGAAACTTACAACTGGGAATTTGGTGAACACATGTGATCTGTTATGTAACCATTCAGGGTTACTCTATTTTGCCCATTCATTTAGTCCCTTGATTAATTATAATAAGCTGTATTTAGATCTTACGTGTTTTGTTACAAGTCTTGGTGCCTCTTTCATTCATGTGTGTTCTGCCTATTTCCTGTCAATGATACTAGGTTTAGTGCCTCTTTCACTGagattctgtttttttttttacttcttttgcaGCCATTTGATTGGATTAAGAAAACTTTCTTTGAGAAACCCGAACCAGAGGCATGAATCTCCAGGCATCAAAGGCTGCAACTTTGATACACCACTTTTTTTCCGGGATGATTTCGGAGTGAAGAGAACTTGGATAACTCAGCAAATAATACAAGACCAGACCCTCGTGTTTCCTTGTTTGATTTTATTCAGATGTAGGCGATCCTCTTGAATGTAATCCTCACTTGCGGAGTGATCATGTGACTTCTTTTTTCATCACAGACAAACAGTCTTGTGTTCAACTGTGTTATATGGTCTTGGTATTTTACAATTATTGGTCCAAGATGCACTTGGGGGCCTGGTTATTGCAGTTTGTGTGGGCACTCATGCTCATCTCGTGCATATAAATGGATCCATCAATATCTTGGACTATGATGTCATTTTCTCGTCATTATCACCCTTGAATGTGAGGATGGCAACTTCTCTGGCTTTCGATTCATATATCCTAATCGGTGTTCAATAATCCCATTATATCTGTAAGGTAGGTGTCTGAGGTGCGGCTCTTTGTGATAACATTGTGCGCAGATTTCATTTGTTCTCTGGGAGTGCCGTTGGTTAAAAAGGGGTTTGGTGGAAGTTCAATTTCTGCAACGTTTTGCAAAAAATTGTGCTGTATGAAAAGCACATGAACATAAAGTGCCGCAAGCCAACTCTGATCAAAGGAAGTCGCTAATGTTTGTTCCTTTGTTCGCTTTGGTAGTAGTGTTGAGGAGGGGTATACAATTAACGACGCAAACTACTATCATGGTTAGAAATTAAGTGATTGTTTGTGCTGTCTATAGTTAATCCTTCTGAATTCACATCTATCCATACACTTGAATACTGTAGTTTTACTCGATTGAAGCTAACTCTTTCTGTACATGCCTCAAGCGACGAGTTTTGGAAGGCCATGAGGATTATAGCCACAAATTGCCACTTGGGAGCGCTTGATACTGACAGATGTGGATGTCGATTGACCGCTCCCGTTGACCCAGGCGCGAATCTCCAAGCAGAGGAACGTAAAGGCGGCCGGTCCCCGAGATCTCACTCTGCATGACCTCACCCGGGAACCTTTCCTCGTCGCGGTCACCgatgcaaaatagaaaaaaaacgCCAACGAGGAAGAGAGCAAGAGCCGTCGCTTCCACGAATAAGCTAGCAGCTGCACCTGCCTTGGAAGCGTTCCAACCCACACGAGGACGACCCCCTCCTTCCCGCGCCAcgtctcccctcccctccagATCCATCTATCTCACCCGCCCTCGCGCCACTGCTCCTGCTCCGGTCAAGTCAAACCCTTCGGAGACGGGGCAGGTTCTTTCGTTGTTGCGCCCGGCTCCCTCCCGCAAAAGCCTCTCGCCTCTCTTGCCAACAAGCCACCACGCCGCCCAAAGCGCGAGCCAGGCTCTGACCCAATTTGCACGGAAAGGGCGCGCCTTGATCGGTGTCTGAGTGCCCCGATCCAAAGAATCGCTTCTTTGTGCCTGTTCTTGCTGTTATTGGTCGGGGAGGATTGGAAGGGGCAAGCAGGGAAGGATCGATGGGGAGGCTGCGGCTGCCGGCATGGTGGTGGGCGCTGCTGGCGCTGGCGCTCACGGCGGGCCTGGAGCAGGCGGCGGGACGGTTCGTGGTGGAGAAGAACAGCCTGCGGGTGACGTCACCGGCGGCGCTCCGGGGCGTCCACGAGTGCGCCATCGGCAACTTCGGCATGCCGCAGTACGGGGGCACCATGCACGGAGTGGTCGTCTACCCCAAGTCCAACAAGAAGGCCTGCAAGCCGTTCGACGAGTTCGGCCTCTCCTTCAAGCCCAAGCCCGGCGGCCTCCCCGTCTTCCTGCTCGTCGATCGCGGAGGTGAGGGTTCTTCGGTTCTTTGAACCTTGAGGAAAAAAATGTTTTGGGGACGTGTTGAATTTGGATCCAACTATATGATTTGGGGACTTGGAAGTCTATGTGCCTTTTAAATTATTGTCGATTCAGCCTGTACTCATGTTCGTGGGCCACAAAACTTTGTCAGAGAGTTGCACAAAGTTTTTTCAATAGTTTTCACATTTTTTGTGTGGAAACGATGGGTTTTGGATCTTTCCTTCCATGTGTCAATTGGTACAATTTGCGTTATTCACAATGGAATTTGGTCCCAagtacttattttttttataaaaaaaactggtCCCAAGTAGGACTTGTTTATTGCACCTGGTTACTCCTCTTTTGAGCAAGTAGTATGTTTGGAACAAGATATAGGTTTGTTTGTGTGGAGTTGTGCCTTGAGTGAGTCTGGAGATTTAATTTGGGGCTTTGCTTGTCCCAATTGTTTAGTCATATGCTGCTTTTGGTTCTGTCTCCAGAAGATGCTTCTCTTTCTTGCAATAAGATATAAGCCGTGAGCGAATTGTGTCGTCAAAATCTTTGATGATGTCGTATTTAATTCCTTTTCTGCTCCCAAGACTTATTGAAATTTCATTTTCGCTCAATTGTCAAAACTGAAACTGTACATGAAAGATGATGTTAAGGCTATACGTGGAAGCTGTACATAGGTCATTGTATAGTATAGATTTACGCAAACAAGTTCAGTAGGACCTTGTCTGAAAATTATGTTACACTGGAGCCAGAAAGTTCTTATATAGTAGCTGCCCATTATTCATCATTTTTCAGGAAAGAGACAATACTAGTATTAGTACGTGCTGTGAAAATTTATAATCGTTTCATATTGATTTTCAGTTCTATATTCCTTATTCTATTTCTTAGATAACTATTTCAGTGgaaaattatttataatcatTACAAGAAAGGGGATCTTTATTCCTTTGTGATGTGTAGAGTGCTACTTCACAACCAAGGGGTGGAATGCACAAAATTCTGGCGCTGCAGCAGTTCTTGTTGCCGACGACAAAGTGGAGCCTTTGATCACAATGGATACTCCAGAATCTAGCGGCAcagagcacatagagaacatcACTATTCCTTCAGCACTTGTTACAAAGAGATTTGGGGATGACCTTAAGAAAGCACTTGAAAATGGAGATATGGTAAATGTCCTTCTGGACTGGAGGGAGTCTCTGCCTCATCCTGATGAGCGTGTGGAGTATGAATTCTGGACAAACAGCAATGATGAATGTGGTGCTAAATGTGACATGCAAATGAATTTTGTAAGGAGCTTCAGAGGAATAGCTCAAGTGCTTGAGAAAAGGGGTTACACCCAGTTCACTCCTCATTATATTACGTGGTATTGTCCAGAAGCTTTTGTCCTGAGCAAACAGTGCAAATCACAATGCATCAATCATGGGAGATATTGCGCACCAGATCCGGAGCAGGATTTCAGCACTGGATATGATGGCAAAGATGTTGTGGTTCAGAACCTGATTCAAATTTGTGTGTTCAAAGTTGCCAATGAAAGTCGCAAGCCGTGGTTGTGGTGGGATTATGTGCACGACTTTGCAGCTAGGTGCCCAATGAAGGAGAAGAAATACACACGTGAATGTGCTAATGGTGTTATTAAGTCACTTGGTGGGTCTAATCAACTTTGTCCATGAGAGTTTCTTTGCTGTTTACATCAATGCTTGCTTAATTATACGACAAATGAAGATATCATTTATCCATCTGCCGTTTTTACAGGATTggaaattgagaaaatcaacaAATGCATTGGAGATCCTGAAGCCGATGAAGAGAATCCAGTCCTCAAAGCAGAGCAGGAGGCTCAAGTAAGATAAACCACTATATTTTCATTATGTAGGATTTGCATTTATATGTTTTTCATTAGGTCATAGCTAACTGATTATTATGCTTTTAATCCTTCAGATTGGTCGTGGTTCTCGAGGCGATGTCACTATACTGCCAACTCTTGTTGTCAATAACAGGCAGTACAGAGGTGTGGCCACTATCTTAGTGCACAACTTTTCTTATATAGCTCAATGctgtttatgttattttttaaaaccctcACTTCAGGTAAGCTGGAGAAAAGTGCTGTGCTAAAGGCAGTATGCTCGGGATTTGAGGAGACAACTGAACCTGATGTCTGTTTGCATGAAGGTTTGTGAGCTTTGCCCTTTTTTTTGAAGAAATGTACCTGGACTCCTTCTGATGTTTCTTTCCATTTTTTTGGGGTGGCTACTCTCTTTTATAGATATTGAGACAAATGAATGTTTGGAAAACAATGGAGGTTGCTGGTTAGACAAGGCTAGCAATGTAACTGCATGCAAGGTGCGATTTAATGTGGAAAGAAATGCTAATACTGTCTTTTATAGTTTTACCTTATTCATCCTTTTTCCTGCGTGAGTACACATTTCTAATTTGTGAGTGTTAAATTCTAGGACACCTTCCGTGGTCGTGTTTGTGAATGCCCTATTGTCAATGGTGTAAAATTTGTTGGTGACGGATACACCCACTGTGAAGGTATACTTTCACATTTTACATCTAGAGgttatgtttgtagcatctATTCCCATTAGAGTTATGTTCTCATCAGCTTGCCTTTGGTAGCTTCCGGTGTCGGCAGGTGCCAAATCAACAACGGCGGCTGCTGGAAGGAAACTAGGAATGGGAAGACTGTCACGGCCTGCTCAGTAAGATAACCTCTTTCAGAGGTCTTCTAGCTTGCAGTTTCCTTGTAGCTGCTGTTTTTAAGCACAAAACTAATTCACAAACTCTGCAGAATGAAGAAGCTAATGGCTGCAAATGCCCGCCAGGTTTCAAGGGTGATGGGGTAAACAGTTGCGAAGGTAGTGCACTTAAAATAAAATTGTTCTGCATCCTTTTGGGAAATATTTTTTACATGTTGACATAATATGCTCATTTGTTACTGTAGCTTAGTATAAATTATATTGCAAAAATATGTGCCTTTTTGTTAGAAAAATTATATACTTCAACTTGCTAAAGTGACATTTGTGCTTGTACCGACGATCTTTGTTACAGAAATTCCTCGTACAAAAACTAGTTCTTGCATACACAATGATGCTTCAAGTTTGGATTCATTTAACTATTCAAACTTCTTAAGTAGTTGCTTTTCTTTAATATCTTTCTGCTTGGCACTTGCAGATATTGATGAGTGCAAAGAGAAACTGTTCTGCCAGTGCAAGGATTGTGCTTGTGATAACACATGGGGAAGCTATGAGTGCAGCTGTGGTGGCAACAATATGCTATACATTAGAGAACATGACACTTGCATCAGTGAGTCATCTAGCCTGAAATTTTTTGGAGTTTTGTGGTTCAGTTTTCTGAACCTCTGTAGTTTGGACCTCAATACCCTTAAATGGATAGGAGATCCAATTTTCTGTTCCAAGGGATTATCCCTTATCAAAACATAGACATAGTTGATCATATATCAGGAATTGAGGATTCAAAACTCAGGCCAGTCCCTGATTGGCTACCCTTGGAAATATCTGCAGCTCTATACCATGATTTGGCATCTGCCTTGTGCAACTGCAACCTTTTGTTCTCTGCcatgtttgataacataagtaGCTTTAGTTCTATTATGCTAAAATGATGCGAGCGAAAGTACAGTATTCTTTTCTCGACAAAAAGTACATCTTATTTCAAACAGTTGTAATGTGATGCTTTTCTTTCGAACACTGTGCAGGCAAAGAGTCTACTTCATCGGTGGGTTGGGGCTTCCTATGGGTTATTTTCTTTGGCCTCGCCTTGGCTGGAGTAGGAGCCTATGCCGTGTACAAATATAGGCTACGGGTAAAACAACTCCCCTATCCTTCTGTTTACTCCACCTGCAAGTAGTCTCAAAATTGCTAGATCTTTATGGATTCAACTTAAAGCTGGCGCATAATTTCTTATCATGCCTCTCCAGAGTTACATGGATTCAGAGATTCGTGCGATCATGGCTCAGTACATGCCCCTGGAGAGCCAAGAAACGCCGAATCAACAGCGCCCCGTCGAGCATGCAGATATCTGAAACATCAAAGCTTATGTGGAGCAAGCAGAAGAGAGCTAGTAACATCACATCGGTGGTAGACATCTCTACAGAGAAGTCGGCTTGGAGCTGCCTTTTATGTGCAGAGTATTGATTCTTCGTATATCTTTATGATTCTAAAAGACAGGATAGACTGTTGCCCACCCTCTTCTTTTTCCGCTGAAAATTACAGAGCAGATTAGGATCTTCTCTCTGCGGTTTAGAATTCCTTGCGCTCTAGTCACCTCTTGAGCTTGCGGTCGTGTTCTGCCACAGTAAATGTTAGAATTCTGTAAATACAgttgttcagacttcagacttATATAGTGTTTTGATGCCCTGAATAAAAGTGCCCAGAAGGAGCATTAGCCAACTATTCCAAAAGGTATATCTGCAGACTGCAGCCATAACTGTGTCACATGCTACACTTTGTGCTCCCTTTTGTCATTGCTCCAGTAAGATTTGCTCTTTAGAATTACTGTCTCCATCAATAGCTCAGTGACAGGTCAACAGGCTGGCCAATGTGACAAGAACCATGATGCGTGCATGAATCCCAATATGGGCAAGCAAAATGATGCTCGTGATTGGAGATTTGGAGCAGCACCCAGCACTCCAGCAGTGCTTCAGTGGTAGACCAAAGTGGCAGTTGATGACGGGGCCTTGATGATTCAACTCCAAAGCGTCGTTATGAAGAGAGCTGGCTTGGTGCATGCGATGCGACGGCTTGGTTAGTTCATTTCAGAACGAGGCCGCCCCGGCCCCGGGATTCGCTTCGGCTGCGTACACTGCTGCAGTGTGCGGTGGGCTCGCGTGTTCCCTGAAAGGGGTGTCGTCGCAGGCGGTGAGGCAATTCTGGCCCGTCCTTTGCGGATGAATCATAGCGACTGTCAATGACAGACCGGCCCAACCTTGAGATGTCCCCACGGAATCATGGGTACTGCTCctctcaaaaaaatcaaaatcatggGTTGTGCGGGCCTCCATTCGTGATATATTCCCTCAGATTAGGTACGGCCACAGTCGAGAACGAGCATGCATGAAACATCCATCGGTGCTGGGTCCGTCCTATCCTATCGCCTCGCCTCTCATCATAGTATAGTACAGCGGTAGCAATCTGTGGCGGTGTTGGCTGATTGATCGGCTTTGGCTCATCCATGCCAGGAGGAGTCGTGGAGTCCAGGACGCGGCAACGTCACTCACTGTGGCTCCAGTGCCACAACCCGCGGGGCGCCGGGCGAGCCACACGTACGTTTTCCGTCCGCGCGCCGACGGCGAAATCCCACCGAGAGCCGCCAAGCCTCCACAGCGTGAACGGACGGCGGCCGCAAACCCAGCAGCGCGCGGCCGTCGATTTCGTCGTACCCATCAAGGTGACGCGCGTGCACGTGGTGGAAAGCAACGGCGCCGAGGCAGGAACCAACCAACCGGCGCCGGCGGTCGGGATACCGGACCCAGCCCCGCGCGGGAGGCTCGGCCGGTTTGTGGTACACGTACCTGACAAGACCAGTGTACGGACTGTTAGATATATTAAAGGGCAAGATTCCGAGCGCTCCTGGGTCCGAGCTACTGTAGCAGTTGCTCCACGTACACGTGAcgtatatatagatatatgcgTATATTTACacgtataatataattttattttcgcgaaattccaaaaaatatcgAAAGGATTATTAGTTATgttgataaatcgactgaaataatctaaatgcaaagaaaaatatataaaactcaaaaaatatgaaacaaattttgttagattcgtattactgtcgtctacattATGTACATGTATGaaagtactattatttttcctataattaagtgaatgtgttaaatattgataatttcatgaataaatattgagatatcctAAATTGGtaaactcaatttttttatcttcttttgtcatgctctatgcaaaaaaaaaggtgTGGCATAGACGCGCCAATCAGATTAGTAAATCTCAAAGCTCTAATTAAATAGAAGTAGAATACATCTTTTAATCTCAACTTATTactgtatatatagggagacTAATTTAAAATGAGATATCTCCTTCGTCCATTTAGCATGTGTAAATGAGAGGATTAGAACAACACGTGCGCTTTCGCTCGCCTCGTCAAGCCATGGCGGGAGCGAAGGGCGCGGGTGCACATCACATATGTGAATGGCCCGTCGAAATTGGATTCAGTAGCTTACGTAAGTGCGACATATTTTTatagttttattcttttgctaCGTGAGCAAACTGATgtatatgaaaatcatatcgGTTAAGAATCAGATCGTGTCACATCTCAACTATATATCTATCAGTCGCCGTCACTTTGAAAGTGCGAGGAGGGATGATGCAACCTTGTTGTGTATTACATTCATCAACAAG
This region includes:
- the LOC133893546 gene encoding vacuolar-sorting receptor 1-like, with the protein product MGRLRLPAWWWALLALALTAGLEQAAGRFVVEKNSLRVTSPAALRGVHECAIGNFGMPQYGGTMHGVVVYPKSNKKACKPFDEFGLSFKPKPGGLPVFLLVDRGECYFTTKGWNAQNSGAAAVLVADDKVEPLITMDTPESSGTEHIENITIPSALVTKRFGDDLKKALENGDMVNVLLDWRESLPHPDERVEYEFWTNSNDECGAKCDMQMNFVRSFRGIAQVLEKRGYTQFTPHYITWYCPEAFVLSKQCKSQCINHGRYCAPDPEQDFSTGYDGKDVVVQNLIQICVFKVANESRKPWLWWDYVHDFAARCPMKEKKYTRECANGVIKSLGLEIEKINKCIGDPEADEENPVLKAEQEAQIGRGSRGDVTILPTLVVNNRQYRGKLEKSAVLKAVCSGFEETTEPDVCLHEDIETNECLENNGGCWLDKASNVTACKDTFRGRVCECPIVNGVKFVGDGYTHCEASGVGRCQINNGGCWKETRNGKTVTACSNEEANGCKCPPGFKGDGVNSCEDIDECKEKLFCQCKDCACDNTWGSYECSCGGNNMLYIREHDTCISKESTSSVGWGFLWVIFFGLALAGVGAYAVYKYRLRSYMDSEIRAIMAQYMPLESQETPNQQRPVEHADI